The Macadamia integrifolia cultivar HAES 741 unplaced genomic scaffold, SCU_Mint_v3 scaffold115, whole genome shotgun sequence DNA window ATCAGGGAACGACATATTGGAACATTTACAATATGTTGATTTTCCCCCATTtggtaaagaaaataataaacaaagtgggaagaagaagcaaaggaggTTAAAACAGCCAGAGCTTCCATAcaattggaagaagaagagtatatTTTTTGACTTGCCATACTGGAAAGATAATCTAGTCCGTCACAATTTAGATGTGATGCATGTTGAGAAGAATGTATGTGATAATATCGTTAACACTTTGTTGGATCACGTGAATGCATGTTTAGATTTGAGAGACATGAAAATACGATTAGATCTTCAACCAAAGGTCATTGAAGGCAAGAATAAGTTGTTCATACCTCCAGCAAGCTACACAATGTCTACCACTGACAAAGATTTGTTTTGCACAGTTTTAAGGGGTGTAAAGGTTCCAGATGGACTTTGTAGTAATATTTCACAGTGTGTGCAAGAACGTAAGATTATTGGAATGAAGAGCCATGattctcatattatgatgcaacAACTTCTTCCAATTGCAGTGCGTAACATATTGCCTAAGAATGTCAGCATTGTATTGATAGAGGTTAGTGCATTTTTTCGAGAGTTGTGTAGTAAAGTTGGGAAGGAGGAAGACTTCAAGAGGCTTGGTGAAAGTGTTGTCTTAACACTATGCAAGATGGAAAGGCTTTTTCCGCCTACATTCTTTGATGTTATGGTACACCTGATTGTTCATTTAGCCCATGAAGCTAGCTTGGCTGGTGTTCAATACCGTTGGATGTATCCAATAGAAAGGTTAGtgttaaattttcattttttcttaaagaatAAGATAACTTGTGTAGGCTTTTTAATATGTTGAATACATTAACTATAAATTTGATTGTAATTAGGTTTCTCAAACGATTGAAAGACTACATGCGTAACCCTAGTCGGCCAGTGGCATCTATAGCAGAAGGATATCTTGCAGATGAGTGTTTGACCTATTACTCTAGATACCTTGAAGATGTGGAAACAAGGTCAACTAGACTACCAAGAAATGCGGGGTCAACAGAAACATACGATCCATCTTCTATATTCTCAAGAGCAGGTAGGCCAATAGGGAAGTGCAAGATGATACGACTCGACATTATAGAAAGGGATCAGGCACATCGGTACGTGCTCAAGAACTCTAAAGCATTAGAAGAATATCGTGAGTAAGTATTACATATAAATTATGTTTACACAAAATGTTTATGTTGGagcaaaaaatttataatttatattcttataagaAAATATTAGTATATAAGAGATTCTTCACTTACTATGTAGGCTTCATTGTGCACAAATCCAAAGGTCGATGGGTCGTAGAGCTCGCCCATATTTGGTAAGAATGAAGCATGCTAAGGAGTTTCCAAAATGGTTCAATGAGCATGTAAGTTCAACCCAAATTTAATTGAAGAGAGTTAGATTATATACTATATCATGATTATATGTTTAGATCTCTAattatacatatcttaatttttttttatttagatatTGAATCTACGCGAGAATGGAGTCGAGGTGCCTAATCATATCAGATGGCTGGCTCGAGGTCCTAACTTAAATGCAAGAAGTTATGATGAATACATTATTAATGGCATCAAGTTTCATAGTAAGGTACATGAGAATAAtagaaaaactcaaaatagtgGGGTTCTTTTAACAGCATTGACAGAAGACTTTTCTAATTCAAAAGATACACACCCTATTGAGGGATATATCATGTATTATGgatttttgaagaaaataatTGAATTGGAATATGCAAATGATCTCAGAGTAATGTTATTTAAATGTGATTGGGCTAATCTTAGAAAGGGAGTGGAGAAAGATGACCTCGGATTTGTCCTTGTCAATTTTAACCATTTACAATACAATGACCAAGATCAGTTTGCTGATCCATTTGTGTTACCGTCACAAGTAGAGCAAGTGTTCTACATTGTTGATCCACAAAGGCCTGAATGGCAAGTTGTCATAAATACAAAGATTAGAGATATTTTTGACATGGGAGGCGAAGATCATGGTGAATCAGATCAGACAAATATACAAAGTACATTACAAGATAGACAAAATATAGAACATTCATATGGTGATAGTGATGTCGATGTGAGTTGGGTCAGATCTGATGTGGAAGGTACTATAATTGACACACCAATCGAATTGATCAATGCAATGGAGAGTTCAAATGACAATATATCAAATTGATTGACTTTTAAACAAGGTAACAATTGATTGATCTTTCTCTTAATTTCTGCATccattgaattttttctttctagattatgtatttcttttattggaatgaaagaataaagaaacttTATACTTTTATTAATATTGgttctcttatttctttgtcAAAATTGTGTTTGTTTATTAGTCATTGTtcttttgatttagttttcttaATCGAATTCATCTTTGATTGTAGGCATTTTTACTATGtaattgatatttattttttcagctCATTTGTCTCATAAAATAGTAAACCTAATTTATAAGTCGACCATATTTTAACAGTTATATTTAGAGTTTTGTAATGCTTTTGAATTGTAGGCCTTAAAAGTACATAAGTATAAGAGCATTTGGTGAGAGTAAACCAATAAACTTAATGTTTATTGACTAGGCATTCCTGATGCTAGTTTAAGAGCATGTGAAAGTATATTGTTGACTTGACACATTATCACATTTCTTATAGTGGTTGTTTATTGAGAAATAGGTATGAGTAATCCTAATGTATGTGGAAGTACAAGTGGGAATGATAATACATGTGGTTCATGTTAGTACATGTGGTAAAGTTATTCTTTAAAAATTGATGTAAAGTATAATGATTCTCAATACTTTTAGTTTTCTTATCTTAATCTTTCACaggaaaaaggggaagaggCCAAAGGGGAAGAACTAAGGCTCATGATATTATAAATATGCCAAATGGTGAGAGAATACAAATTGAAGTAAATGAGTGGGGACAACCATGTGAAGGCAAGTCAACAGCAAAATTAACTACATGGATTGGAACATTAGCAAGGAATCATCTATATTGTCCATTGACATACCCTAAGTggacaaacataccacaatcaTACAAAGAAGATTGTTGGAAAGCAATAACGGTAATATCACTCacatattatatttatatattaccttaaagaaaaatatttagttGGATAAACTAACCATGTgatgtttattaattttttttttaaattattctaGGCCAAATTTATCATCCCTGAAGTTTCCAAGACATGATGCTTAGATAGATTAGCTAAACGGTTGAAAGACCATAAGTGTGACTTAAAGGCCGAGTACTACAATAAGTATGATTCACCCTCTGATCTTCGAAAAAATATTGATCTTCAACTTATACCATTGGAGCAATGGGATGCGCTACTGAAGTTGTGGGATGATAAAAAACATAAGGTAATGTGCATCTATAAATGTGTTATATTACTTTAAATTGTTGATATTTTCTCACTAATTGAATGGTTGTGACAATGACATATAAATTATATTGGGTAAGATATTGAAACGAATGGATTGACATCTATGACATGAGTATATATACGAGTTTGGTTTTAGCATTAAGTACCTTAAGGAActgaaattaataaatgatatattattttattgtagGAACTTTCTGATcgtaataagaaaaataagtcCAAACAAAAAATGTGTCATAGAATGGGTAGAACTTCATATGCCGTCATACGTGAGAAATTGGTAAGtgttttgttttatattatCATATTGATTACATCGAGTTTATTAGCCTTTTATTATCCCAAAGTCTTTAAcacttattgtttttattttatatttcagcGTAACAAGGACCCAGAGAAAAAGCTTCCAAATCGTATCAAAATGTTTGACTTCACCCATAAAAGGCCTGGATGTTCCATGGATGACGAGTCTGCAGAAAAGTTGGTATGTTATTAAATAGAACACAAGTGTTGATATTGATCTTTTGTTTCTCTAACTatttgattaatcttttatttaattatttatcattATGGTTTGTGATTGCTTATAAAATCATggtctattttatattttcttgtttaattaCACCTGTAGGAAAAAATGCAGCATGAATTAAGTTTGCAACCTAAAGAAATGCAACAGGACAACGATGTTATTGATGAAACCTTCACCAAAGTAATGGGACGTGATAGACATGGATATGTACGCATGTTTGGGCCTGGAGTAACCCCAAAACAAGTGTTTGGCTTAGAAGGACTACGCGCTCAGAGGCAAGGACAACATATCTCAGAATTAAGGTTAGAGAATAGCCAATTGAAAGAACAGATTTCTCAACAAGGTGTGGAGATGAATGAGATGAAGTCTCAAATAGCTATGCTTACGCAATTCATGACATCATTCCAATCTTCTCAAGGATAGGTATAATATATACTTTAATTTCTATACATTTATAATTGAGTTTTCTATATACTATATCTTTGGTGGATGTATCTTCATAACCATAATGATTCCATATGTATCAATCTATGATATGTTTGTTAATGATTGATGTGTCATGCTCCATTGTAGTGACAGTCTAGAGTTCATTTTTCACTCTGTATATATAGGTGATGGTGGTTGGATGAGGTATAACATAAGAGTATAGGGTGTTGAGAGGAGACAAACTTCTTGGACAACCTTACACTAAGACTTTGTCCTAATTTCTTGAAGGAACCTTCACCTTTAAACATTAGGAAGAACACTAGTAGAAATAATGTAAGTTCCTAATAAATTCATTCTTTGCCATTGCAAAGtaacacaaaaaaaatctattttaaatATGTGATCTTATAGATATTACATTGAGAAATTAAGTCAATAATAACATTGTAATATTAGATAAAATTGACCatcttaataaatacaaatagtttgacaacttttaataatttcttttgctttgcttTTTAGTCaaattttgttaactaaaaagctttaacctttttattttattttatttctttatgtttttaattatattttagtaTGATAGGTGGTGTTTGAAAAGTACATCATTGAAAGTAAGATAgagaattattttcatttgtaaaggacaatactcaatttttttgaaatggATTATGGCTCACGACcccaaaaagaaggaaaaagcgAAATCCCAAcacttaagtttttttttttttttgcaaatccACTGGGGAATAGACGAGAATGCCCTTAAGCATTCTAAATAAATCTGCGCCATATCACATAGTCATTAAAGACTGATATGAAGAAACGAAAACGCATATAGTGTCTCTAAGCGGATCAACACCATAGCAGACATTTATCAAAGAGCTGATGTAAAGAAGTAAAGATGCACTTAATAATGACACCATATGAAATGAAGATGCAGTTAGCCTCGACAAGCATATCACAAATCCATCAAAGGAATtactcaataaaaaaaaaaaagagatatacATCTGACTACAATCAATAATTCTGAATCTAAACGGAACCCGCAGCTCTTACCTTAGACAGTtcaaatttcaatctcaagaaCGGATCAGCAAGGCATTTGACATATTAAGTTGCAAATATTGGATTAAAAAAACGAAACGAACCCTACAGAACTTAGCATACTCAGCTTCAAGAACAGGTTCAATAGGCTTTAACACGTTAAGAGAGGGCCTGGTCATGAGATTAGAGGTATTTGCAGGTTCCATTATCTACCATTCCATTCCATAGATCGAACAGTCATCAGCCTTCTTTCcgttttccttttccttaatttctcctctaaaaatccaaattaaaaggaaagaaagaaattccGATTTAAGGAAGACCAAAATGCTGCTGGACATTGACCGATTAACAATGATCCAGACTTAAAGAAGTAAATTTCAGAATTCTTAATAGGGAATGGATACCAATTAGTAAGCTACATGCACAAACCAATCAACTCAGATTCGGAAATTCAGATATCTCCACATCTCAAGGAGACAAGAATGGACCGATTGGCCATCAAAGCACTGGCAAGATTGGGTCACcatgttagaactccctatggagtttgagattgaaaccctatggaggaaaccacacaggaaaaacaagaacacgaatctaataaaattatggaggatcgatttgtacctttcatctagtatgctgaagatgattgatgttggtcactcccactttcgctctattggcttggctatggatcttctacaaccccttaaacctccttggttctctcactttagtggtaaagtggggaagagtgaataatggctgtagggacccaaaacctagtatttataatactgtcctgcactcaaaaccctaaaccacaatgggttgagccagcatatccctaagcttgagagtggactgaaccggttcatgcagtttgattctcacccatttaatcaacccgaataattaatttagaccataaatccaacaatctcccacttgggcgacattaattataaggatgtcttttaaattggtgtggccatagaatcttattatattaaccactcttactatgattcagttgaaaaaccactcacatcgaataacagcagaagatacacctcaatatacggcatacaactttctgttattacaaacataagtaagtttcttaacacgaatctatgtgggataccatcacagaaatattgacatatcctcaaattacactgttgtcattccatgtaggtccttaactgtgatattaaccttcactgtggcaaatcgcctttgatctgtggttaatatctaactgtggccttccgcctataaactgtggcaaatattgcctatgaactgtgacaaatactgtcttaaaatgtggcaaacattaccttttgaactgtggcaaaatattacctataaccaagataattactgcctataaaaacattcttaaatgaaatcataaaccaaatatttcagtaaataactgtgcataatgtaaatgctaaaacttaaccataattcatcaaactgtgccccaaaacatacgggctaaggttcaaaacataaacaatactaaacaaaatcaaagctcccactaatcaagcatttcaaataactgtatgtaaagaaatcctaactacttgatgggaccaaattttacttgctctcaattactggtgatcattctacctcaccctttcttggtatcatcctgcttatcagccccagaattcttcctcttctctaaccatttcttgaaaataaaacagtccttcttcacatgtcctttcttatggcaccagaaacactctacgtcgttggtattctcttcatcctgagccttttgagatgtgtcaagttcttgagagctattagtcctgtcatatggcttgacgcttcctctgttggaaaaatttttgttccttctgcttggtccaccagaagatcccttgtgaaaagttgcatgtgcactctcaaacctagtttgtttcaatttttcttcctcttgagtgcaaatggaaatgagctcattcaggctccaatcgtccttcagtgcaatgtaggtagattggataaccttatactgactagggagggtattcagtgcaatgtgtacaatatattcttcatcgatctgtattccaagatccttaagtttaccagcatcagtagctacacccaaaatgtattctctaacactcccacatccatcataccttgtattcattagcctggtcatcaatgtggttttctcagctttcttgttgtgttgaaatctacctttaatagcatccaggaattcttttgcagtgtctttgatctctatgttcccacgtataatttcaggaactgccttttttaaaaccagtatgcactttctgtttgcttcagtccatttcttaaacttggtcctttcagcacttctgctcgagtctgtgagaggctcaggtttaggctccctaagtgccaagtctaagtcaagaagacctaaatgcaattctaattcctccacccacttttgatagttgttaccagtgagtattgggatggaagatacataacttgagggaactgccatcttactacagcagtaacaacaacacaatacatgccaaatatcaaaatataaaccataatataaaagcatgtaataccatcaatatattttaaataagagttacaactaaaaatgtatccctatcctttgggacaggaattagctgatgctcttatattattcttttaactgtgaaaacaacactaactttggaattcaatcacctttgggcaaaagaactccaaattcaatgtccctttctgaaatgtggatgattatcctcaaaccttgatgacataacctttgggaaagtatcacctttactgttggagaagatacaatcgaactgaatgtaccactttggtgggtttcactcagttctatcatatctttcccattggagatgtatatctttatgttcaaaacatacatataaatgtcactaggacaacaataaccatacaagagtcacaaccgcaactacattcctatcctttgggctaagaatgcactggtcctcttgtaaatttatatttactgtgaaaagaacaataacttttgaaatcccctcacctttgggcttaggaacctctaggttactgtcattttcttaactttggtgacatcacctttgggcaaatgtcacctacattgtttccctgtgaaaaatcatgaaataataagatgtaccactttggtggattccacctcatcatctcATGGTTTcgtaaagcaaaattactttgcaactaagaatgagcggaagcttacacccttttccatattaacatatctcaatttaaaaaaaaaaacttctcaatttcatggtaaccaataacatatatattttttaaagcattgatttatgccattttgtttcaatgattgaaactaaatacaacataaaatttcaaataaacatgtcatattaaaaaattagatcattaaatgtggcccgaaacaaggaatccaacgcaaaaaacagatttcaatttggccttaaaacgaacctttaaatgaaatttaaagtagtttaaataaaaacgcccttttgtttcaatgattgaaactaaatacaacataaaatttcaaataaatatgtcatattaaaaattagatcattaaatgtggcccgaaacaaggaatccaacgcaaaaaacagatttcaatttggccttaaaacgaacctttaaatgaaatttaaagtagtttaaataaaaacccaaaatgaacaaaaaccaaacaagtctttttttttttaaatcaatcaagaccaaccggttcggccatatgaattccgggtcaaattcgggtcaattggtcaacgacccggtcaacctttgaccgagtcaaatagtacatatgagttgacccactgtgtcacCGGTTCGAATcggtagggttttcgagttgaaccggcgatgcctcgccgccgttttttttttttgaattttttttctctctcctccggcagccggtttccggtggcgcgtgccggcgcgtccggaggtttccggtgacttgcggcataccgccgcgaccgtcttctcgtgatctacaactttcgtgaagaaagtttttccatacaggatttttaagtgatggtaaaattacgatttttatgattttcatgatttttaatcaaatcaggttttaagtaataatcaaaatcttcatgtacaagaaaaattcaatcgattcttgtcccatgtggtctgctctgataccaattgttagaactccctatgggtttgagattgaaaccctatggaggaaaccacacaggaaaaacaagaacacgaatctaataaaattatggaggatcgatttgtacctttcacctagtatgctaaagatgattgatgttggttactcccactttcgctctattggcttggctatggatcttctacaaccccttaaacctccttggttctctcactttagtggtaNNNNNNNNNNNNNNNNNNNNGGTTTAATGGCAGATACCCAATATTCGGGAGATCCTTTGCCCCGAACCCATACATGTTTCTGTAGGTCTTACTGTAACGGGTTTGTCATGAAAAGAAACTCATGGAAAATGAAATGTGGATGGGCAACTGTGTAATGGCACTACCAGAACAAAATGGGTCATGATATAGTATGCATATTTCTGCCACAAGTACAATCAGAATGGAAGACTAGTCGGTACATAAgactccatttggttgcaagtaaaaggaagggaaattattatttaacaatgaaaaaggaaagtttTGTACCCTTTATCTAACATCATTGTGCAACCTACTTAAAATTCTTACCGTATATAGTAGTTAGACATTTTTGTGTAATCTTCATTTACATTTTAAATTGAAGGAAAGCGATTGCATAATGAAGTATAATAACCAAATTTGGAACGATTTGGAGTTGGTCACACCACGATGGGAAACAAAATGGGGAAAATTGGATAGGCACGTGATCATTTTCAATATTTGGGGTCAACGATAAATAAAGGAGACAGAGAGGAAGAtatttcacagagaattaaagtgtgATGGATTAAGTGGAGAGGTGTGCCCGGAGTTTTATGTGTttgacatattcctttaaagcttaaaggaaaattctacaggactaTCATACGCCCAGCTATGGTGAATAGggtggaatgttgggtagttaaagAAATGATGTAGATAAGTTGTGTGTAATAAAGATGAGGATTTTGCGATGGATGTgcggaaaaactaggaaggCTAAGTCaagaatgaccacattagaACTGATTTAGGAGTTGCACCGATTCATaataagctccgagaaagttgtttgaggcgGCACgaccatgttcaacgaaggcctTGGGATACACCAGTAAGGAAGGGTAATTTGATTCAGATgatggagctaaaagagctacgagctagcctaaaatgaccattggagaagtggtgaggaaagacatgcacgaTTTAGGACTAGTCTTAGGTATGagctcgaatagagctgattggcgagcaagatccatgtagctaaccCAATTTAGGTGGATTTTTCTGAGTTGTTGTGTGCTCCGCtcattttgcttttctttttggctttgcttggatccatgtagctgaccccattcaGAAGGgacaaggctgagttgttgttgttggagttAGACAATAATGTTAGGCAATGCTAATAAAAGTTTCCTTCCCTTTATTTCCCTTCATAGTTTAAGATATTGGCTCGCTAATATCTCACTTTTTAGATTTTCCGAGATGAGACGATAGGCGATACACAAAATCAACCATATCTCGACTGAGATCTCAGCAAGATAACTAGATTGGCAAGATCTTGCCAAACCTCAACCCCATCTCGTCAAGAAACAGCCCAGAGCTCTCCTCTATCGCtacacttgaaaaaaaaaacacatcatTGATGGTATTTTGATGTTTTTTCCTGCCGAACTTCATTCCTACACTATATGTAATATATCTACATGTGTTATGTAATATGAATTGTACCTATGTAATTATGTggcttatcttatgtcatttcaatatgtgaatgtgactcatcaatcatcaatgttAAATGTTAACatttaagtaattatctatgatgtcttttaaattcttatgattatttacactttttaaaattaattatatGTGTTCTAACTTCTAAAAGTTTTAGATGTGTCGTGTGTGGAACGCAGATCGTGGACTAGAGCATATTAGTCTAGGGTCCGAAGAGttggagactacttacatagggtacgaagttAAAGTACCATTTTACGTCCGATTCTTAAAAAACTGATGGTTTCACTGTGTTTAGaatgcctaaaatagggtaaatggcAAATTTCAGgtgctacaaagaccatatgtcACTGAAACCAACCACCAAGTCGACtgggaaaaaaatgcaaaatctcgacaagatcttaaaccttgtttaccttcaaccaaatggagcctaagaAAATTAAGACTGTAACGAGAGAGTAAGCTCTAGTAGTGACATTTTTTGCAGTGATCAAAAGGTAAAACACTAATTGATCAaggaaataaaaactcaaaatacaaacAGAAAGTAGCCTCGAGAGAAGAATTCCTATAGTATGCATAAGAAATATTAATGGTGTCTTGAGAGTAAAGAGATGATTACCACACACTTCAaattggacaaagttttccttcaccaggaGGTGAAATTCACCACTCCATCCTGGGGTTCACAAACACCTCTAGGGTTTCGGTACCTTTCCCAAAAAAATCCTTATGATACCCCATGTGTGCATTTAAAGCACCCATAGTTCCTATTTACcatggccttaggaaaactttgtcccttCAGATTCATCAATGACCAGCAGACTATAAAACGAAATTGTAATAGCAATCCAAACATGGATTTAGGAATCGAAATTGGATAAGGTGAGTAGCCCGATTCAAAGTGTAACGACATCATGCAATCTCGATTCCAGCCTATTCAACACACCCCTATTTGGATCAGGCCATCCGATTAGGAGGTGACTAGAATGGCTGACCCAGGGAAGCCACCTATTACCTTGTAATGAGCCACAAGTGCTAAGGTTGTTCCAGGGCAACACACAAATCAATCTTGTTCTACCCTGGCCAGAGAACTAGCAAGCAACGCTACAATTCTGAACTCAGACTCGTCCCCTTTTCTGCAACTTCGGTGAGGTCGTGGATCTCCCCTCTCTTTGAGCACCACTACGACATTCCCATCCTTTTCCCCTTCCTCTTGCGCTTCGTCCATGAATCCTTCCAGAAACTTTTGACGGACCCAAGCTACCCCTTCCATTGCCAAT harbors:
- the LOC122062957 gene encoding uncharacterized protein LOC122062957; its protein translation is MTRDIAYEHLVCDGILWNYTRWIFHGEGTSSHESLYVNTVIQDEGETYDGTHTMLDELQGRNTNEDVEDGDIGDGTKGASIEADKFERLIEDSKKELYPGCMKFTRLSFILRLYHIKCLCNMTDKALSMLLDLLREALPEPNTLPKNMYETKKIIKDLGLNCNKIDACPNDCMLFWKGAEKATSCYKCGASRYSSKGKKFPAKTLRHFPLIPRLQRLYISSKTSFNMRWHHEERTKDQRLRHPADSQASKEFDRLHQLFSEEPRNIRLGLASDGFNPYKHMRSTHSVWPVVVMPYNLPPWMCMKPDYFILTLLIPGPEQPGNDIDVYLQPLIEELKDLWYNGVETYDAFKKEKFNLKACLLWTINNFPAYAVLSGWSTKGAYACPCCNSETSSRWLKYGKKHCYLGHRRFLPQEHRFRRDKRSFDGHEEHRLQPKQLSGNDILEHLQYVDFPPFGKENNKQSGKKKQRRLKQPELPYNWKKKSIFFDLPYWKDNLVRHNLDVMHVEKNVCDNIVNTLLDHVNACLDLRDMKIRLDLQPKVIEGKNKLFIPPASYTMSTTDKDLFCTVLRGVKVPDGLCSNISQCVQERKIIGMKSHDSHIMMQQLLPIAVRNILPKNVSIVLIEVSAFFRELCSKVGKEEDFKRLGESVVLTLCKMERLFPPTFFDVMVHLIVHLAHEASLAGVQYRWMYPIERFLKRLKDYMRNPSRPVASIAEGYLADECLTYYSRYLEDVETRSTRLPRNAGSTETYDPSSIFSRAGRPIGKCKMIRLDIIERDQAHRYVLKNSKALEEYRELHCAQIQRSMGRRARPYLVRMKHAKEFPKWFNEHILNLRENGVEVPNHIRWLARGPNLNARSYDEYIINGIKFHSKVHENNRKTQNSGVLLTALTEDFSNSKDTHPIEGYIMYYGFLKKIIELEYANDLRVMLFKCDWANLRKGVEKDDLGFVLVNFNHLQYNDQDQFADPFVLPSQVEQVFYIVDPQRPEWQVVINTKIRDIFDMGGEDHGESDQTNIQSTLQDRQNIEHSYGDSDVDVSWVRSDVEGTIIDTPIELINAMESSNDNISN